The Effusibacillus lacus genome includes the window TTGCCGTTGAATGAAGTTGAAATCTTGGCTACCGACATTGACCAAAACGCTTTGGAGAGAGCAAAACTGGGGATCTACCATTCCCGTTCCCTGGAGGCGGTACCCAAAGACTTGCTTCAAAAATATTTTGCCGGCGGCGAGAACGGAATGTACCGCATCGCGGATGAAATCAAACGGTGTGTAAAATTTCGCAGACAAAACCTGTTGGAAGACACGTTTGAAAAGGATTTTGATCTGATTGTATGCCGGAATGTAATCATCTACTTTACGGAAGAAGCGAAGGATCTCCTGTATCACAAGTTCTCTTCCGCGCTGCGTCCGGGAGGGATTCTGTTTGTAGGTTCAACGGAACAAATTTTTAACCCGCAGACCTACGGATTCCAACCGTATGATACCTTCTTCTATCAAAAAGCAAAATAAACGGCTCAGTCTTCTTCGGTGCCCGCTGTTTCAAGCGAGCCTTTTTGGATTAAATTTGATAACGGAAGTACCTTTACTATACACACGGAATTTACGAAAACTATCAATCGATTCTTGCAAAAGAAAGCTTATAAAACTTGCAGCTTGTAAAAGCTGCATATTTATGTATTCTTGAAATAAGCGTAAACAGACAACAGCCGGGTAAGGAGTGAGTGACAATGACCAGTGAGTCTGGACTTCGCAGAGATATTCGGATATTGGGCAACCTGTTGGGCAATGTTCTGATATCCCAATGCGGGGAAGAGGTGCTGCAGTCTGTTGAGGAGGTCCGGGCAGCGGCCAAGGAACTTAGGGCAGACGGGACACCGGAGAGCCGGCATGCATTTTTTCAAAAGATCAGGCAAATTCCAAAAGAACACCGGCCTCATGTGATACACGCCTTTTCACTTTACTTTCAGTTGGTTAACATAGCGGAACAAAACCACAGGATTCGCAGAAAGCGCGAATATGAACGTTCATCCGGTTCCGCTCCACAGAGAGGATCTTTGCGCAGCGCTTTTCTGCAAATGAAAGAAAACGGCCTGCAGGCAGATGACATGAAATCGCTGATTCACGATCTTGGGGTTGAATTGGTGCTGACGGCCCATCCTACGGAAGCGATGCGCAGGACCGTTCTTGACAAGCATCACGAAATTGCCGTGATTCTTGAAAAATTTGATGATCCGTTATTGAGCGCAAGGGACATCCAGAACCTGGAGAAACGGCTGAAGACGGAGATCACAGGCCTGTGGCAGACAAGGGCTGTAAGGAAAGAACGGATTACGGTGTTGGATGAGGTTCGGAACGGTCTGTATTTTCTGGATGAAATATTGTTTGATGTATTGCCGATGTTGCATTTGGAGATGGAAGAGGAGCTGCAATCGGTCTACCCGGAAGGCAATTGGGAAGTGCCAAGCTTCCTGCGGTTTGGTTCCTGGATGGGTGGAGACCGGGACGGCAATCCGAATGTAACGGCGGATCTTACCTTTCAAACCCTGATTCTTCACTTTGATCTTGCGTTGCGGAAATACGAAGAGCGGGTTAAGGAATTGGGGGTCCATCTCAGTCAGTCCTACGAGATAACGGGTGCAAGCCGGGAACTGATTGATTCTTTGCAACTGGATACCCTCCCCGACGAGCCATACAGGGAGAAGGTAAAACAGATCCAGATGCGGCTCGAGGGTACCAAGAATCTCTTCCATGGAGAAAAGCCGCCCGGGACTTACTATAACGGACCCGCAGAATTTCTTTCTGACATTAAACTGATTGAAGAGTCCCTGATTCAACACAAAGGCAAAGAGATAGCCGAAGTAAAAGTCAGACCGCTGATCAGACAAATTGAGTTGTTTGGATTTCATATGGCCACATTGGACATTCGCCAACACAGTGAAGTTCATGAACAAGCTGTTGATGAACTGCTCCGCCTGGCCAGGATCGGTTCCTACCAGTCCCTGGACGAACAGGGCAAAGTGAGCGTTCTCACCAGGTTGCTGGAAGATCCACGGCCGCTGGTCAGCCCTTTTGTCAATCTGTCGGAAACCACCCGGGAAACTTTGGATGTATTTCACACCATTCGCAAAGGGCATAAGCTGTTTGGCGAGGAGTGCATCCAGAATTATCTGATCTCTTTGTCCCAGGGAGTCAGTGATCTGCTGGAGGTACTGTTGCTGGCCAAAGAAGCGGGCCTGTTTTCATGGGAGGCGGAAGGTCGGGCAACAAGCAAGATCAATATTGTACCGTTGTTTGAAACGATCGAGGACCTGCGGGAAGCCCCTGCCATTGTCGCCCGGTTGTTTGCCAATCCGGTGTATCGCATCCATTTGCAAGGACGTGGGAACCTGCAGGAAATCATGCTCGGCTATTCGGACAGCAATAAGGACGGAGGATATCTGACAGCCAACTGGGAACTGTATAAATGCCAGAAAGCCATATTTGAGGTTGCGAGTCAGTACAACGTCCGTTTGAAGTTTTTCCATGGTCGTGGGGGAGCATTGGGACGGGGAGGCGGGCCGGTGGCGCGAAGCATTCTGGCACAACCGCCTGAGGCTCTGCACGGAAAGGTCAAGATCACCGAACAGGGTGAAGTGATTTCCCAACGGTACAGCCATCCGGAAATTGCGAAAAGGTCTTTGGAATCTGCCGTTTCCGCTGTCCTGGTGGGTTCCATGAACGTTCAGACCGAGCGGATGAAGGATACCGAGCGCAAATGGTCCTGCATTCTGGAAAAATTATCTCGGGATTCTTTTGCGACTTATCAGCAGTTTGTATATAAGAATGAGGATTTCCTTCCGTATTTTCACCAGGCCACACCGATTGACGTCTTGGCGGAGTTGAATATCGGTTCACGTCCAGCCAAACGGAGAAACTCACCTGCCATTCAGGATTTGCGGGCCATTCCCTGGGTATTCTCCTGGACCCAAAACCGCCATTTGCTGCCTGCCTGGTTCGGGTTTGGTACAGCTATCGAGAACCTGGTGAACGAGGAACCGGATGCCCGGACGGAGTTTAACCGGATGTACCGTTATTGGCCCTTTTTCAAGGCGCTGATCGACAATATTCAGATGGCATTGTCGAAAGCAGACATGTTGATTGCCATTGAATATGCCCGTCTGGTAGAGGATCAGGTGTTGGCAGACAGGGTGTTCGCGCGCATTCTTGACGAATATCAACGGACCAAGAACATGGTACTGATGATTACAGGCGAAGAGGAAATCCTGGCCAATAGCCCGGTAATCCGTGAGTCGATCCGTTTGCGCAACCCTTATGTGGATCCGTTGTCCTATTTCCAGGTGCTGCTGCTTAAAGAGCTGCGGGATAAGAAGCGGAGCGGGGAAGACGATCAGGCATTGCTGAGTGAAGTGCTTTTGACAATTAACGGAATCGCTTCCGGGTTGAGAAATACCGGTTGATGTTGACAAGGAGGCGGAATCAATGAAAGTATCTGTTGCCTGGCAAGGTAAGAAGCGCTTTGACGCAAAAGGGGACTCGGGTCACCTGGTGGTGATGGACGCAAAAAAGGAGATCGGCGGGGAGGACTCCGGGTCCCGTCCCATGGAGCTCTTGCTGATGGGACTTGGCGGGTGCACCGGGATTGACATTGTCATGATCCTGGAGAAAATGCGCCTGAACCTTGAGGAATTCCACATGGAAATCGAGGGTGACCGGCGGGAGGAACATCCGCAAAAGTTTACCGACATCCGAATCAAATACATTCTGAAAGGTGAAGGCTTGACCCGTGATAAGGTGGAACGGGCCATTCGCCTGTCGGAGGAAAAATACTGCTCGGCATCCGCTTCTTTAAACGCACGCATTCAAACAGTATATGAATTGAACGGCGTCTTGTACGAGATGGGGGAAAGGACGGATAACCATGAAGATCCGTTGCAATGATTGCCATGAAGAAAATGACCTGCAAAACGAACGGTGCAGCCGCTGCGGCAGGCTGCTGGAAGATTCCCGCAAGGATCAAACGCGGGATTACTACGAAGTGCAGCATGCGGACGCACCCAATATCGTGAAAAAGGATGCCGGCCGATCAAAGGTATGGTAAACAGCGAGTTGGAGGAAGTGCTCTCATTGGAGATCCCTCCCGAATGGGACGGCAAGATGGTCAAGGAAGTCATCCGCCAGACGCTGGGAATTTCCCGGGGATTGCTGCGGAAAATCGTTGCCGAAAATGGGGTTTTTGTAAACGGCCGGCCGGTGTATATCACATCCCGGATACAGGCTGGTGATCTGCTCCGATTGCGGACCATGCCGGAATGGTCGGAAGATATACTTCCACAGCCAATACCCTTTGAAGTGGTGTACGAGGATCGGGATGTACTCGTGGTGAACAAGCGGGCCGGATTAGTGGTTCACCCGACTAAGGGCCATTACACGGGGACCCTTGCCAATGGTGTTGTCCATTACTGGCGTGAGCAGGGGGAAACCGCCCGCTTTCGGCCGGTTCACCGGCTTGACAAGAACACCTCGGGGCTGCTCTTAATCGGCAAGAACCATTTTTCCCATCAGAGATTGTCTGAACAGATCGCACACAGACAGTTCCGGCGTGAATATTTGGCAGTCGTCCATGGGATTGTAAAGGAACCGGCTTTTGCGATTGATGCCCCGATCATGAAAAAAGCGGGCGATCCACGGGAAAGGGTTGTTTCTGAAAGCGGACAACCGGCCATCACCCATGTTGCAGTTGAGCGATTATTGCAATCCGCGACCCTCGTCAGATTACGTCTGGAAACAGGAAGGACCCACCAGATTCGTGTTCACATGAGACATATCGGCCATCCACTATTCGGTGACGATCTTTACGGAATTGGGCATCGCGATGGGATGGAAAGACAGGCGCTCCATGCCGAAGTGTTGGGATTCAGTCATCCGCGGCAGGGGAAGCGGTTGGAGTTTACCGCTCCGGTGCCGCCTGACATGCAGGAACTGATTGACCGCCTCACATTGACGTTATAATTTTGTCTGCGGTAGAATATGGATATCGCGAAAGGTGTTGCTTGGGCGGCACCTTTTTTGTTCCAGTTTTGTTTCACTTGTGGCTTTACCTATTCTTACGAGGCAACAAGAATAAGTGCTCATGGGCCCCGCCAAAATACTTTTCTATGGTGGGGGTGTAACTTTGGCATTCACCATGTATTGCACTTGGGGAATGCCAAGTTTTCTTTATAAGGGAGCGGTAGTAATGTTGGATTTTTTCCTGGTGGCGGGAAGCATGTATCTGATGTACAGATGGGGCATCCGGCAAATGATTCGGTCCAGAATTTTGAAGAGTTGGATATCGGATTCTGCGGCCAAACTCATGTTTATAGGAGCCGGATGTACGTTGTCCCTGTACTTGAGCTTCTCGTTTTTGTTTCCCTTGATCCCCGACTGGTCCATTCCGGCGAAGAGCGTAATCCCCACCGTCATTGGAATCTTCCTGGGGGAGTGGTTTTACAAACGCAACCTTGCGATTACCATGCGGATGTTTACACTTCCACGGAGCAAGGAGGATCAGCGGGATGAGTGAGAAACCGGATTATAAAAAAGTACTCCTGGATTTAATGGAAACTCCCGGCGTGTCCGGGTACGAGTTGGAAATATCGAACAAAATAGAAGTGCTGTTTCGTGAATATACGGATGACATACACAAAGACAAGATGGGGAATCTTGTGGCCAAAATACTGGGGGAAGGCCCTTTACCCCGCCCGAGAATCATGGTGGCAACCCATATGGATGAGATCGGCTTGATTGTAACCAAGATTGAAAGCGGCGGATTTGTAAGATTTTCACAGCTTGGAGGATTTGATCCCCGAACTTTGATCGGGCAGGAAGTGGTGGTTCACGGACGCGTCAATTGTCACGGCGTCATTGGATCCAAGCCTCCTCATCTGACTACTGCGGAGGAAAGAGAGAAAGCAGTCCCGATGAAAGACCTGTATGTGGATCTGGCTATG containing:
- a CDS encoding CheR family methyltransferase, whose translation is MTVQDFDLFMEKVFRKTGIDLTKYKRPQMERRLTALREKHGYKDFAAYFQAIDRDQDLFNEFLDRMTINVSEFFRNANRWEVVMNRIIPELLKNKRRLKIWSAACSTGEEPYTLALIMSKHLPLNEVEILATDIDQNALERAKLGIYHSRSLEAVPKDLLQKYFAGGENGMYRIADEIKRCVKFRRQNLLEDTFEKDFDLIVCRNVIIYFTEEAKDLLYHKFSSALRPGGILFVGSTEQIFNPQTYGFQPYDTFFYQKAK
- the ppc gene encoding phosphoenolpyruvate carboxylase; the encoded protein is MTSESGLRRDIRILGNLLGNVLISQCGEEVLQSVEEVRAAAKELRADGTPESRHAFFQKIRQIPKEHRPHVIHAFSLYFQLVNIAEQNHRIRRKREYERSSGSAPQRGSLRSAFLQMKENGLQADDMKSLIHDLGVELVLTAHPTEAMRRTVLDKHHEIAVILEKFDDPLLSARDIQNLEKRLKTEITGLWQTRAVRKERITVLDEVRNGLYFLDEILFDVLPMLHLEMEEELQSVYPEGNWEVPSFLRFGSWMGGDRDGNPNVTADLTFQTLILHFDLALRKYEERVKELGVHLSQSYEITGASRELIDSLQLDTLPDEPYREKVKQIQMRLEGTKNLFHGEKPPGTYYNGPAEFLSDIKLIEESLIQHKGKEIAEVKVRPLIRQIELFGFHMATLDIRQHSEVHEQAVDELLRLARIGSYQSLDEQGKVSVLTRLLEDPRPLVSPFVNLSETTRETLDVFHTIRKGHKLFGEECIQNYLISLSQGVSDLLEVLLLAKEAGLFSWEAEGRATSKINIVPLFETIEDLREAPAIVARLFANPVYRIHLQGRGNLQEIMLGYSDSNKDGGYLTANWELYKCQKAIFEVASQYNVRLKFFHGRGGALGRGGGPVARSILAQPPEALHGKVKITEQGEVISQRYSHPEIAKRSLESAVSAVLVGSMNVQTERMKDTERKWSCILEKLSRDSFATYQQFVYKNEDFLPYFHQATPIDVLAELNIGSRPAKRRNSPAIQDLRAIPWVFSWTQNRHLLPAWFGFGTAIENLVNEEPDARTEFNRMYRYWPFFKALIDNIQMALSKADMLIAIEYARLVEDQVLADRVFARILDEYQRTKNMVLMITGEEEILANSPVIRESIRLRNPYVDPLSYFQVLLLKELRDKKRSGEDDQALLSEVLLTINGIASGLRNTG
- a CDS encoding OsmC family protein; its protein translation is MKVSVAWQGKKRFDAKGDSGHLVVMDAKKEIGGEDSGSRPMELLLMGLGGCTGIDIVMILEKMRLNLEEFHMEIEGDRREEHPQKFTDIRIKYILKGEGLTRDKVERAIRLSEEKYCSASASLNARIQTVYELNGVLYEMGERTDNHEDPLQ
- a CDS encoding RluA family pseudouridine synthase, coding for MVNSELEEVLSLEIPPEWDGKMVKEVIRQTLGISRGLLRKIVAENGVFVNGRPVYITSRIQAGDLLRLRTMPEWSEDILPQPIPFEVVYEDRDVLVVNKRAGLVVHPTKGHYTGTLANGVVHYWREQGETARFRPVHRLDKNTSGLLLIGKNHFSHQRLSEQIAHRQFRREYLAVVHGIVKEPAFAIDAPIMKKAGDPRERVVSESGQPAITHVAVERLLQSATLVRLRLETGRTHQIRVHMRHIGHPLFGDDLYGIGHRDGMERQALHAEVLGFSHPRQGKRLEFTAPVPPDMQELIDRLTLTL